The Odocoileus virginianus isolate 20LAN1187 ecotype Illinois chromosome 3, Ovbor_1.2, whole genome shotgun sequence genome includes a window with the following:
- the PCDH1 gene encoding protocadherin-1 isoform X1, with protein sequence MDCRARGRRCPESALLILEPAPMGPLRHSPGPGERRLLLPTLLLALLLLLAPSPGHATRVVYKVAEEQPPNTLIGSLAADYGFPDVGHLYKLEVGAPYLRVDGKTGDIFTTETSIDREGLRECQNQLPGEPCILEFEVSITDLVQNGSPRLLEGQIEVQDINDNTPNFASPVITLPIPENTNIGSLFSIPVASDRDAGPNGVASYELQVGPEAQELFGLQVAEDQEGKQPQLIVMGNLDRERLDSYDLTIKVQDGGNPPRASSALLRVTVLDTNDNAPKFERPSYEAELSENSPIGHSVIQVKANDSDQGANAEIDYTFHQAPEVVRRLLRLDRNTGLITVQGPVDREDLSTLRFSVLAKDRGTNPKSARAQVVVTVKDMNDNAPTIEIRGIGLVTHQDGMANISEDVAEETAVALVQVSDRDEGENAAVTCVVAGDVPFQLRQASETGSDSKKKYFLQTTTPLDYEKVKDYTIEIVAVDSGNPPLSSTNSLKVQVVDVNDNAPVFTQSVTEVAFPENNKPGEVVAEVTASDADSGSNAELVYSLEPEPAAKGLFTISPETGEIRVKTSLDREQRESYELKVVAADRGSPSLQGTATVLVSVLDCNDNDPKFMLSGYNFSVMENMPALSPVGMVTVIDGDKGENARVQLTVEQDNGDFVIQNGTGTILSSLSFDREQQSTYTFQLKAVDGGVPPRSAYVGVTINVLDENDNAPFITAPSNTSHRLLTPQTRLGETVSQVTAEDIDSGVNAELTYSIAGGNPYGLFQIGSHSGAITLEKEIERRHHGLHRLVVKVSDRGKPPRYGTALVHLYVNETLANRTLLETLLGHSLDTPLDIDIAGDPEYERSKQRGNILFGVVAGVVAVALLIALAVLVRYCRQREAKSGYQAGKKETKDLYAPKPSSKVSKGNKSKGKKSKSPKPVKPVEDEDETGLQKSLKFNLMSDAPGDSPRIHLPLNYPPGSPDLGRHYRSNSPLPSIQLQPQSPSASKKHQVVQELPPANTFVGTGDTTSTGSEQYSDYSYRTNPPKYPSKQLPHRRVTFSATSQAQELQDPSQHSYYDSGLEESETPSSKSSSGPRLGPLALPEDHYERTTPDGSIGEMEHPENEPAGRSRP encoded by the exons ATGGACTGCAGGGCCCGCGGCCGGCGCTGCCCAGAGTCGG CCCTTCTGATTCTGGAGCCTGCCCCAATGGGGCCCCTGAGGCACAGCCCAGGCCCCGGGGAGCGACGTCTGCTGCTGCCCACCCTGCTGctagcactgctgctgctgctggctccGTCCCCAGGCCATGCCACTCGGGTGGTGTACAAGGTGGCTGAGGAACAGCCACCCAATACCCTCATCGGGAGCCTCGCCGCCGACTACGGTTTTCCCGACGTGGGCCACCTGTACAAACTAGAGGTAGGCGCCCCGTACTTGCGGGTGGATGGCAAGACGGGTGACATCTTTACCACCGAGACCTCTATCGACCGTGAGGGGCTCCGTGAATGCCAGAACCAGCTCCCTGGTGAGCCCTGCATCCTGGAGTTTGAGGTGTCTATCACGGACCTTGTGCAGAATGGCAGCCCCCGGCTGCTGGAGGGCCAGATAGAGGTTCAGGACATCAATGACAACACGCCCAACTTCGCCTCGCCAGTCATCACACTGCCCATCCCCGAGAACACCAACATCGGCTCACTCTTCTCCATCCCGGTGGCTTCGGACCGAGATGCTGGCCCCAACGGCGTGGCGTCATATGAGCTGCAGGTGGGGCCCGAGGCCCAGGAGCTATTTGGGCTGCAGGTGGCAGAGGACCAGGAGGGGAAGCAGCCGCAGCTCATCGTGATGGGCAACCTGGACCGGGAACGCCTGGACTCTTACGACCTCACCATCAAGGTGCAGGATGGTGGCAACCCCCCACGTGCCAGCAGCGCCCTGCTTCGGGTCACTGTGCTCGACACCAATGACAATGCCCCCAAGTTCGAGCGGCCATCCTACGAGGCTGAGCTGTCTGAGAACAGCCCCATAGGCCACTCAGTCATCCAG GTGAAGGCCAACGACTCAGACCAAGGTGCCAACGCAGAGATCGACTACACTTTCCACCAGGCGCCTGAAGTCGTGAGACGTCTTCTGCGACTGGACAGGAACACCGGACTTATCACTGTGCAGGGCCCCGTGGACCGTGAGGACCTGAGCACCCTCCGTTTCTCGGTGCTGGCCAAGGACCGTGGCACCAACCCCAAGAGTGCCCGAGCCCAGGTGGTGGTGACTGTGAAGGACATGAACGACAATGCGCCCACCATCGAGATCCGTGGCATAGGGCTGGTGACACACCAGGACGGGATGGCTAACATCTCGGAGGATGTGGCAGAAGAGACAGCTGTGGCCCTGGTGCAGGTATCTGACAGAGACGAGGGAGAGAATGCGGCTGTCACCTGTGTGGTAGCAGGCGATGTGCCCTTCCAACTCCGCCAGGCCAGTGAGACGGGAAGCGACAGCAAGAAGAAGTACTTCCTGCAAACTACCACCCCGCTCGACTACGAGAAGGTCAAAGACTACACCATCGAGATTGTGGCCGTGGACTCTGGCAACCCGCCGCTCTCCAGCACCAATTCCCTCAAGGTGCAGGTGGTGGACGTCAATGACAATGCGCCTGTCTTCACCCAGAGTGTCACCGAGGTCGCTTTCCCAGAAAACAACAAGCCGGGTGAAGTGGTTGCCGAGGTCACTGCCAGTGACGCCGACTCAGGCTCCAATGCTGAGCTGGTTTACTCTCTGGAGCCTGAGCCAGCTGCCAAGGGCCTCTTCACCATCTCACCTGAAACTGGAGAGATCCGGGTGAAGACATCCCTCGATAGGGAACAGAGGGAAAGCTATGAGTTGAAGGTGGTGGCAGCCGACCGGGGCAGCCCCAGCCTCCAGGGCACAGCCACTGTCCTCGTCAGCGTGCTGGACTGCAATGACAACGACCCCAAGTTTATGTTGAGTGGCTACAACTTCTCGGTGATGGAGAACATGCCAGCACTGAGTCCGGTGGGCATGGTGACTGTCATTGATGGGGACAAGGGGGAGAATGCACGGGTGCAGCTCACGGTGGAGCAGGACAACGGTGACTTTGTTATCCAGAACGGCACGGGCACCATACTCTCCAGCCTGAGCTTCGATCGGGAGCAGCAAAGCACCTATACCTTCCAACTGAAAGCTGTGGACGGTGGTGTCCCACCTCGCTCGGCTTACGTTGGTGTCACCATCAACGTGCTGGATGAGAATGACAACGCACCTTTTATCACTGCCCCTTCCAACACCTCCCACCGGCTGCTGACCCCCCAGACCCGTCTGGGTGAGACCGTCAGCCAGGTGACAGCTGAGGACATTGACTCTGGTGTCAATGCTGAGCTGACCTACAGCATCGCTGGTGGCAACCCTTATGGACTTTTCCAGATTGGGTCACATTCTGGTGCCatcaccctggagaaggagattgAGCGCCGCCACCATGGGCTGCACCGCTTAGTCGTGAAGGTCAGTGACCGCGGCAAGCCCCCACGCTACGGCACAGCCCTGGTCCACCTGTATGTCAACGAGACCCTGGCCAACCGCACGCTGCTGGAGACCCTACTGGGCCACAGCCTGGACACGCCGCTGGACATCGACATCGCCGGGGACCCAGAATACGAGCGCTCCAAGCAGCGCGGCAACATCCTCTTTGGTGTGGTGGCTGGTGTCGTGGCCGTGGCCTTGCTCATCGCCCTGGCTGTGCTAGTGCGCTACTGCCGGCAACGGGAGGCCAAGAGTGGCTACCAGGCCGGCAAGAAGGAGACCAAGGACCTGTACGCCCCCAAGCCCAGCAGCAAAGTTTCCAAGGGCAACAAAAGCAAGGGCAAGAAGAGCAAGTCTCCCAAGCCCGTGAAACCGGTGGAGGATGAGGATGAGACCGGCCTGCAGAAGTCTCTCAAGTTCAACCTGATGAGCGACGCCCCCGGGGACAGTCCGCGCATCCACCTGCCCCTCAACTACCCACCAGGCAGCCCTGACCTGGGTCGCCACTATCGCTCTAATTCCCCACTGCCTTCCATCCAGTTGCAGCCCCAGTCGCCCTCCGCCTCCAAGAAGCACCAGGTGGTGCAGGAACTGCCGCCTGCAAACACATTCGTGGGCACCGGGGACACGACGTCCACGGGCTCTGAGCAGTACTCCGACTACAGCTACCGCACCAACCCCCCCAAATACCCCAGCAAGCAG